One genomic window of Gracilinema caldarium DSM 7334 includes the following:
- a CDS encoding IS5 family transposase, translating to MYKEKEQVPEFEDFYVPFGGHLREDNRWVRLAAIIPWEEIEAEYKKCFSKRIGRTAKTVRLALGSLLIKEKLQLTDEETVETIRENHYLQYFLGYESYKDEKPFDPSMMVHFRKRLGPDAIAKINELIAKRYQEQVEAESEKKQNKENQKDDHDHGNRGQLIIDATCVPQDIRHPHDVTLLDEARRKTEKIIDTLYEASELTIKPRTYRKQARIKYLNFIRGRRRTKKEIRRAIRTQLQYIRRNLRTINELQNKVPSTTLSAKQRRDLIVIHEVYRQQVQMYKGKTHSISGKIVSISQPHVRPIARGKAKAAFEFGAKLSASMTEHGMIFIDRLQWEPYNEQEDLPTQIEKYKRRCGRYPESVHADKIYRTRANRAYCEARGIRLSGPPLGRPIKETLENKKIVRQLRKIQRLDEAIRQAIEGGFGYMKRKFGLGTIYEKLRETSETAIMVCVLLTNCEKILRDLFMRFLFLLGFKPHKSYLKVLVY from the coding sequence ATGTATAAGGAAAAGGAACAGGTACCTGAGTTTGAAGACTTTTATGTACCCTTCGGAGGACATTTACGAGAAGATAATCGATGGGTACGATTAGCCGCAATTATTCCATGGGAAGAGATAGAAGCTGAATATAAAAAATGTTTTTCAAAACGAATTGGAAGAACAGCCAAGACCGTACGGCTCGCCTTGGGATCATTATTGATAAAAGAGAAATTACAATTAACAGATGAAGAAACGGTAGAAACAATACGAGAGAACCATTACCTGCAATATTTTTTAGGATATGAATCTTACAAAGATGAAAAACCCTTTGATCCAAGCATGATGGTTCATTTTCGAAAACGGCTTGGACCTGATGCAATAGCAAAGATAAATGAGTTGATAGCGAAACGGTATCAAGAACAGGTAGAAGCAGAATCTGAAAAAAAACAGAACAAAGAAAACCAAAAGGATGACCATGATCATGGAAATCGAGGGCAACTCATTATAGATGCCACGTGCGTCCCCCAGGATATCCGGCATCCCCATGATGTCACTTTATTGGATGAAGCGCGAAGGAAAACAGAAAAGATAATTGATACGTTATATGAAGCGAGTGAGCTCACCATAAAACCACGAACCTATAGAAAACAGGCCCGTATCAAATATCTCAATTTTATACGAGGGCGACGAAGAACAAAAAAAGAAATACGCAGAGCGATTCGGACCCAACTCCAATACATACGACGTAATTTACGGACTATCAATGAATTACAAAACAAGGTTCCCAGTACAACGTTGAGTGCAAAACAGCGACGTGATCTTATCGTGATACATGAGGTTTACCGGCAACAGGTACAGATGTATAAGGGAAAGACCCATTCGATATCGGGAAAAATCGTCAGTATCAGTCAACCCCATGTACGACCAATAGCCCGAGGTAAAGCAAAAGCGGCCTTTGAATTCGGAGCAAAACTATCAGCATCGATGACCGAACACGGGATGATTTTTATAGATCGATTACAATGGGAACCCTATAACGAACAAGAAGATTTGCCAACACAAATAGAAAAATATAAGAGGCGATGTGGTCGATATCCGGAATCGGTGCATGCCGATAAAATATATCGGACACGAGCAAACCGAGCCTATTGTGAAGCTCGAGGAATACGATTGTCTGGACCACCCTTAGGCAGACCGATTAAAGAAACATTAGAGAATAAAAAGATAGTACGACAGCTACGAAAGATTCAAAGACTTGACGAAGCCATTCGACAAGCGATTGAAGGTGGCTTTGGATATATGAAACGAAAGTTTGGTCTTGGTACAATCTATGAAAAATTACGCGAAACTAGTGAAACAGCAATTATGGTATGTGTATTGCTGACCAACTGTGAAAAGATCCTGAGGGATCTTTTTATGCGCTTTTTATTTTTACTTGGTTTTAAACCTCATAAATCATATTTGAAAGTTTTAGTATACTAA